In the genome of Paenibacillus pabuli, one region contains:
- a CDS encoding glycosyltransferase family 4 protein, producing MNRVKVLFTFYVPSGGVDTLNRLRSAVLQRHGIEAHVLYLYPGSGLQNNNNTPVFTSSSDEQIHSLIHHHQYDAIIVTSDIAMPGRLRALGYNGRIIFEAQGLGTRELALETIQMGLPYLQAHCNAAVIPPTDHLLELFIHMCPWLHRFVIPNMLDTTTFAPISVDAPPYPVLAWVGRLEHNKNWREYLTISSEIIKKIPEARLWLFHDPTLANPEDEVMFRHMLAEYGLEDRIGIFINVPHSEMPKFYSMIAASGGIMLSTSLLEGFGYAVAEAISCGCPVLSTDSDGVRSFITHNKTGKFYPIGNVNAAVSEAVELMRDQKLREYIRSQGRQHMTISFSPDRYATSFREMMTALSIFF from the coding sequence GTGAACCGTGTGAAAGTACTATTCACATTTTATGTTCCAAGCGGCGGTGTAGATACTTTAAACCGATTGCGTTCAGCCGTTCTGCAACGCCATGGCATCGAAGCACATGTATTGTATCTGTACCCTGGCTCGGGACTGCAGAACAATAACAACACGCCGGTCTTCACTTCTTCCAGTGATGAGCAGATTCACAGTTTAATTCATCATCATCAATACGACGCCATAATTGTTACCTCGGATATTGCCATGCCGGGCAGGTTAAGAGCCCTCGGGTATAATGGACGTATTATCTTTGAAGCTCAGGGATTGGGAACGCGTGAACTTGCTCTGGAAACCATCCAAATGGGTCTGCCCTATCTGCAAGCCCACTGTAATGCTGCGGTTATTCCTCCAACGGATCATTTACTGGAGCTGTTCATCCATATGTGCCCATGGCTTCATCGGTTTGTCATTCCAAATATGCTGGATACCACTACTTTTGCCCCAATTTCGGTGGACGCCCCTCCTTATCCGGTACTAGCTTGGGTGGGAAGACTCGAACACAACAAAAACTGGCGGGAATACTTGACGATATCCAGTGAAATCATTAAAAAAATCCCGGAAGCCAGACTGTGGCTGTTTCACGATCCCACCTTGGCCAATCCAGAGGACGAGGTTATGTTCCGACACATGCTTGCGGAGTATGGGCTTGAAGATCGTATTGGCATCTTTATCAATGTTCCCCATTCCGAAATGCCAAAATTCTACTCCATGATTGCAGCTTCGGGAGGAATCATGCTGTCCACCTCTCTGCTTGAAGGCTTTGGATACGCCGTTGCCGAAGCCATCAGTTGCGGTTGCCCAGTACTCAGTACCGATTCGGATGGTGTACGTTCTTTTATTACACATAACAAAACAGGAAAATTCTATCCGATTGGCAACGTGAACGCTGCGGTATCCGAAGCTGTAGAACTTATGCGCGACCAAAAACTGCGGGAATATATACGCAGTCAGGGCAGGCAACATATGACTATCTCCTTCTCACCTGACCGATACGCCACTTCATTTCGGGAAATGATGACTGCCTTGAGCATTTTCTTTTGA
- a CDS encoding DHA2 family efflux MFS transporter permease subunit: protein MKQQTAVPQDPAEFSIKTIILPLLAIIVGMIMVILDSTVVNVAIPNLVQYFETDLKTIQWTVTGYTLALSAVIPLAGWLTDRFGAKRVFLFTIAMFTLGSVLCSIAQSPEQLIIYRVIQGLGGGMVAPIGMAMVFRLAPPERRGSIMGMLGIPMLLAPALGPVLSGWFIESLSWHWIFLINLPIGIAAFILCIKFLPDTDRGRTPALDLLGMILAPIAFSMLAYGVSEGGTSWTSSTTLTGVIVGGVALILFVIVELRHKNPLLELRVFKSSDFTRGIILAWVSQVALFGAMILIPLYLQQIKGYTALETGLILLPQALASGVGMPLGGRLFDRIGARPLAFVGLGIISGALFILSSITAESGLGLIILSLVMMGLGMGFSMMPLNTHVLNAAPRKLVGRVTPLTAAAQQVVVSFAVAGLTGFLTSHIASNTAGATDSTGMVNGLVAGFNDTFFLAACIALFGCLLSLILRKPKRLEEDSLQTGEKPDPAMMMGH from the coding sequence GTGAAACAACAAACAGCAGTGCCCCAGGACCCGGCAGAATTTTCGATTAAAACGATTATCCTACCGCTACTGGCTATTATCGTCGGGATGATTATGGTCATCTTGGACAGTACGGTGGTTAACGTGGCGATTCCGAATCTGGTTCAATATTTTGAGACGGACCTGAAGACGATTCAATGGACCGTTACAGGTTATACGTTGGCCTTGTCGGCCGTCATTCCGCTGGCAGGATGGTTAACCGACCGTTTCGGGGCCAAAAGAGTATTTCTGTTCACAATTGCAATGTTTACTTTGGGCTCCGTATTATGCTCAATCGCACAGTCGCCTGAACAATTGATTATTTATCGTGTCATCCAGGGACTTGGTGGAGGCATGGTAGCGCCGATTGGTATGGCAATGGTATTCCGTCTGGCTCCTCCTGAGAGAAGAGGCTCTATCATGGGTATGCTCGGGATTCCCATGCTGTTGGCCCCTGCACTGGGTCCGGTATTATCCGGCTGGTTCATTGAATCACTCAGCTGGCACTGGATCTTCCTGATTAATCTGCCGATTGGTATTGCCGCTTTTATTCTATGTATCAAATTCTTGCCGGATACGGATCGTGGACGCACACCAGCGCTTGATTTGCTCGGCATGATTTTGGCACCCATTGCATTCTCGATGCTTGCATATGGTGTAAGTGAAGGCGGAACAAGCTGGACATCTTCAACAACCTTGACAGGTGTGATTGTCGGTGGCGTGGCGCTGATCCTGTTTGTTATCGTGGAACTTCGTCACAAAAATCCGCTGTTGGAACTCCGGGTGTTCAAATCATCTGATTTCACACGGGGTATTATTCTGGCATGGGTATCACAAGTCGCTTTGTTCGGTGCGATGATTTTGATCCCGCTTTATCTGCAGCAAATCAAAGGTTACACTGCACTGGAAACAGGCCTGATTTTACTTCCACAGGCGCTGGCGTCGGGTGTGGGGATGCCGCTTGGAGGACGATTGTTTGACAGAATTGGTGCAAGACCACTGGCTTTTGTGGGTCTGGGTATTATCTCGGGTGCGCTGTTTATTCTGTCTTCGATTACCGCGGAATCGGGTCTTGGTCTGATCATTCTTAGTCTTGTCATGATGGGATTGGGGATGGGTTTTTCCATGATGCCACTCAATACACATGTACTGAATGCTGCTCCACGTAAGCTTGTAGGTCGGGTTACCCCGCTTACTGCTGCTGCACAGCAAGTGGTTGTGTCTTTTGCAGTTGCTGGTCTGACCGGATTCCTGACATCTCATATTGCAAGCAATACAGCTGGAGCGACTGATAGCACAGGTATGGTTAATGGATTAGTCGCTGGTTTTAACGACACCTTCTTCCTGGCGGCTTGCATTGCTCTGTTTGGATGTTTGCTCAGTCTGATCCTGCGTAAACCAAAACGGTTGGAGGAAGATTCCCTTCAAACAGGAGAAAAGCCGGATCCAGCGATGATGATGGGACATTAA
- a CDS encoding glycosyltransferase family 4 protein: MRVLLVTYWELTQMGGIWTYVKQLADRLMALGVEVDIMGTNGAKNEVYIRNLNRSFPKDKVWPMLQAKLNPTDLPQFTADSLVAYYELNRYAFEMGASYLGVDQYDVIHAQDPVAAVAMRRILNRNTPMVTSYHGALARETFYDAQNSNAQLTLSEYLQSKRGRYFLSLEERSAEQSELILVSSHWIKSTLTALRVPESKFRIIPYAVDIPAYRAQARTKFRQRKPAGKKVIAFTGRLEHIKGVHILVKALSSLKKTRSDWVCWIAGEGNLMEDLRSLANNLGVGTDIVFWGKLDNIPSFLRHADIYVQPSLQDTQPFSVTEAQLAGLPVIVSGTAGMPEMVQPEHTGWVVPPQDVEALSALLNALLQDDATRARVGAAAKTWAEQHRSLEEMGLRTLHVYHEAIQLGGQRI; the protein is encoded by the coding sequence ATGAGAGTTCTGCTCGTGACCTATTGGGAGCTTACACAGATGGGTGGAATATGGACATATGTGAAACAGCTGGCTGACAGGCTGATGGCTCTTGGCGTGGAGGTGGATATTATGGGCACCAACGGAGCCAAAAATGAAGTGTACATTCGCAATCTCAATCGTTCCTTTCCCAAGGATAAGGTATGGCCCATGCTCCAAGCCAAACTTAATCCGACAGATTTGCCTCAATTCACTGCGGATTCTCTCGTGGCTTATTATGAATTGAACAGGTATGCCTTTGAAATGGGAGCCTCCTATCTCGGGGTTGATCAGTACGATGTCATCCATGCGCAGGACCCGGTAGCAGCCGTCGCGATGAGACGGATTTTGAACCGCAATACCCCCATGGTAACGAGTTATCACGGAGCGCTTGCGCGTGAAACCTTTTACGATGCTCAGAACTCTAACGCGCAGCTCACGCTTTCCGAATATTTGCAATCCAAACGCGGACGCTACTTCCTGTCATTGGAAGAACGAAGCGCTGAACAATCCGAACTTATTCTGGTCTCCAGCCATTGGATTAAGAGCACACTTACGGCCCTGCGTGTTCCCGAGTCCAAATTCCGAATTATTCCTTATGCTGTAGATATTCCAGCCTACCGTGCCCAAGCAAGGACCAAGTTCCGTCAGCGTAAGCCAGCAGGTAAAAAGGTGATCGCCTTTACGGGCAGGCTGGAGCACATCAAAGGGGTGCACATTCTGGTCAAAGCACTCTCCAGCCTGAAGAAGACCCGCTCCGATTGGGTCTGCTGGATTGCTGGAGAAGGCAACCTGATGGAGGATTTACGCTCCTTAGCCAATAATCTGGGCGTGGGTACAGACATCGTTTTCTGGGGCAAACTCGACAACATCCCTTCATTCCTGCGTCATGCTGACATTTATGTGCAGCCCAGCTTGCAGGATACACAGCCTTTCTCGGTCACAGAGGCTCAGCTCGCCGGGTTGCCTGTCATTGTAAGCGGTACGGCAGGCATGCCTGAGATGGTGCAGCCTGAACATACTGGTTGGGTCGTGCCACCGCAGGACGTCGAAGCCCTCAGCGCACTGTTAAATGCCCTTCTGCAGGATGATGCCACCCGCGCAAGGGTAGGAGCAGCAGCCAAAACTTGGGCTGAACAACATCGATCACTGGAAGAGATGGGTTTGCGTACACTGCATGTCTACCATGAAGCTATTCAGTTGGGAGGTCAGAGAATATGA
- a CDS encoding glycosyltransferase has protein sequence MEPKVSIVIPFYNCAYIDQAVHSAIHQTYPHIEVIVVDDGSTKHVDLLQPFMDHIRYIRKKNGGTATALNEGIKRATGDYFVWLSSDDVMLLDRVEKQLKFMLDVKASFCHGAYHYVDANSEWVDTVRPEVGSRLEMLQVLTEGCPINGCTVMLEMDAFRKFGVFDTDFRYTHDYEMWLRLFPLYELFYYNEPLMCYRVHESMGTKKHFEALKAEMELVQAKHRPVLLNLLQIGGYWK, from the coding sequence ATGGAGCCGAAAGTATCAATTGTCATTCCTTTTTATAATTGTGCGTATATTGATCAGGCTGTTCACAGTGCCATTCACCAGACGTATCCGCATATTGAGGTCATTGTGGTAGATGACGGTTCTACGAAACATGTGGATCTGCTTCAGCCATTCATGGATCACATTCGCTACATTCGTAAAAAGAATGGTGGCACGGCAACCGCGTTAAACGAGGGAATCAAGCGGGCGACAGGTGATTACTTTGTCTGGCTCAGCTCCGATGATGTAATGCTGCTGGACCGGGTAGAGAAACAACTGAAGTTCATGCTTGACGTTAAGGCATCCTTCTGTCACGGGGCCTATCATTATGTAGATGCGAACAGCGAATGGGTGGACACCGTCAGACCAGAAGTAGGGAGTCGTCTGGAGATGCTTCAGGTGCTGACTGAAGGCTGCCCAATCAACGGCTGCACTGTGATGCTTGAGATGGATGCATTTCGAAAGTTCGGCGTGTTTGACACCGATTTTCGCTACACGCATGACTATGAGATGTGGCTGAGACTGTTTCCGCTCTATGAGCTGTTCTATTACAATGAACCTCTGATGTGTTATCGGGTGCATGAATCCATGGGAACCAAGAAACACTTTGAGGCATTAAAAGCCGAGATGGAACTTGTTCAAGCGAAGCATCGGCCCGTATTACTCAATCTGCTGCAGATTGGCGGTTACTGGAAGTAG